The following are encoded together in the Oncorhynchus gorbuscha isolate QuinsamMale2020 ecotype Even-year linkage group LG03, OgorEven_v1.0, whole genome shotgun sequence genome:
- the LOC124032106 gene encoding voltage-dependent L-type calcium channel subunit alpha-1D-like isoform X2 — protein sequence MAGKEDGISLAGSVVGDKSDTLGSAASGKKRGGGQKKQMQANKSALRAPRALCCLTLSNPIRMAALALVEWKPFDIFILLAIFANCVALGVSKPFPEEDSNSTNHNLEQVEYIFLVIFTIETFTKILAYGLVMHPSAYIRSGWNLLDFVIVVVGLFSVVAEGTADHKPGDSHHAAGKPGGLDVKALRAFRVLRPLRLVSGVPSLQIVLNSIMKAMVPLLHIGLLVMFVIIIYAIIGLELFLGRMHKTCFYVGTELNVDDDPTPCAFAGNGRECVGNGTECRGPWEGPNGGITNFDNIFFAMLTVFQCITMEGWTDVLYWMNDAIGFEMPWVYFVSLVIFGSFFVLNLVLGVLSGEFSKEREKAVARGELQDAQNKKQMEEDMCGYMDWLIEAEDVDEEGNKRAAVAKKKMMKKFGWYKHSEDGESDSDSEFGAYLDDDNGCCASLMAKMMANSFCDQLCQLNHAFRKNCRVAVKSQNFYWLVLLLVFLNTAASASEHYGQPKWLTEMQERANKILLMLFTLEMLLKMYSFGFQIHFLALFNRFDCFVVCGGILETVLVELQIIPPIGISVLRCVRLLRVFKVTRHWAALSNLVNSLLNSMKAICSLLLLLFLFLIIFSLLGMQLFGGKFNFDETQMKRSTFDTFPQALLTCFQILTGEDWNAVMYDGIMAYGGPVFPQMIVCIYFVSLFVVGNYILLNVFLAIAVDNLAGDGGKKKVEEKKEEEEDWDDDEDKEEDAANEMDDWEENEELRAIEGLEGIMPVKPEFSAPKEKIEPIPDGSSFFILGKRNCLRVACHNLIHHSYFTNLILVFIIASSISLAAEDPIRAHSFRNNMLGYADYAFTSIFTVEIILKVTVFGAFLHPGSFCRNAFNLLDLLVVSVSLASFFLHSSAISVVKIFRVLKVLRPLRAINRAKGLKNVVQCVFVAIKTIGNILIVTTLLQFMFACIGVQLFKGRFYSCTDEAKHTPYECMGTFVVYKDGDMNHPMVRERKWQNSEFNFDNVLQGMLALFTVSTFEGWPQLLYKAIDANAANHGPIYNYRVEISIFFIIYIIIIAFFMMNIFVGFVIITFREQGESEFKNCELNKNQRQCVQYALKAKPIKIYIPRNPSQLKFWKIIASSQFEYIMFVLILLNTLTLAVQHYEQSKTFNSVMDILNLIFTALFTIEMVIKLLALRTHGGDEDGEAIEAAAKAAAVAVPGAPPGAKKESGKVSITFFRLFRVLRLVKLLSKGEGIRTLLWTFVKSLQALPYVGLLIAMIFFIYAVIGMQTFGKIAIDDNSHINRNNNFQTFFMSVLLLFRCATGEQWQEIMLAALPGRRCDPESDFEPGEESMCGSNLAYIYFISFFMLCAFLIINLFIAVIMDNFEYLTRDWTVLGTHHLDEFKRVWSDYDPEATGRIKHIDVVTMLRRIQPPLGFGKLCPHRVACKRLVAMNVPLHSDGTVTFNATLFALVRTSLKIKTDGPVDQDNEELRAIIKKIWKRTKPKLLEEVIPPPRGEEVTCGKFYASFLIQDYFKKFRKRKERERKKKGKDKKDSLQAGLRSLQALAPELHLALAMEGEEEEGMEGELDEEFFKNENVFEDPGTSATNTSSTTPIPGDMEESTTIVFMEPFIEPTIFSDVVTAQPLTASERSESALSSFDVVVEQPMRSEALLPPEEAPAPSPPHPAASPPKDPSPPQPAPNPSPPQAPSPPQPAPAPPPTQAPSPPQPAPAPPPPQAPSPPQPAPAPPQPAPAPPPPQIASPPQMFAQSQPQIVIAPPEPEAAQIVLEAAAAPPQPELVIEGRGGETYAAQQVYYQQYPVGMLTNNGYAYQEQPAASHIPPEYMQSHAPNFTNGSVAGVPYGNGNGMNGNGYNGAMNGMNGGSMSGYTGNGYIANGYNGNGYNGNGYNGNGLEPYVRRRVLPPTPAGRKPPSFNIQCLRAQHSAGDIPIPGTYESNSPPCRSRLTLDSRRSSVSSISSASWANNGGGPTGSMPGAGVSATSAAAAKRGRLLYAPLMLVDEAGGTQQLWGDRTQATSSLPAIATRPSGWYPGAPTLPMHTPQNRSYTNGRVPSQISQRLIEKGSANSLVESILISEGLGLYARDPKFVNFAKREIADACNMTIDEMENAATDLLTRSTGQPIGRFEEELADEMNCVISY from the exons GAACAAGTTGAGTACATCTTCCTAGTTATCTTTACCATTGAGACCTTCACTAAGATCCTGGCCTATGGCTTGGTTATGCACCCCAGCGCCTACATCCGCAGTGGCTGGAATTTGCTTGATTTTGTCATCGTCGTCGTCGG GCTGTTCAGTGTGGTTGCTGAGGGGACGGCTGACCACAAGCCTGGAGATTCCCACCATGCAGCAGGCAAACCAGGAGGACTGGATGTCAAAGCTCTTAGAGCCTTTAGGGTGCTGCGACCCCTTAGGCTGGTGTCTGGAGTGCCCA gtctCCAGATTGTCTTGAACTCCATCATGAAAGCCATGGTTCCTCTGTTGCACATTGGTCTGCTGGTCATGTTTGTCATCATCATCTATGCCATCATCGGCCTGGAGCTCTTCCTCGGCAGGATGCACAAAACCTGTTTCTACGTGGGCACAG aACTGAATGTGGATGATGACCCCACACCGTGTGCATTTGCTGGAAATGGGAGGGAATGTGTGGGCAACGGGACAGAGTGCAGAGGACCGTGGGAGGGGCCTAACGGTGGGATCACCAACTTCGACAACATATTTTTTGCCATGTTGACTGTGTTCCAGTGTATCACCATGGAGGGCTGGACCGATGTGCTCTACTGG ATGAATGATGCAATTGGCTTTGAGATGCCCTGGGTCTACTTTGTCTCTCTGGTCATCTTTGGCTCGTTTTTCGTACTCAACCTTGTATTGGGAGTgttgagtgg AGAGTTCTccaaggaaagagagaaggctgTGGCTCGTGGAGAGCTACAGGACGCCCAGAATAAGAAGCAGATGGAGGAGGATATGTGTGGTTACATGGACTGGCTCATCGAGGCCGAGGATGTGGATGAGGAAGGAAACAAAC GTGCTGCTGTTGCCAAGAAGAAAATGATGAAGAAGTTTGGCTGGTATAAACACAGCGAGGACGGAG AATCGGATTCAGACTCTGAATTTGGAGCATATTTAGATGACGACAATGGCTGCTGTGCATCTCTAAT GGCTAAAATGATGGCCAACAGTTTCTG TGACCAGCTATGCCAACTGAACCATGCCTTTCGGAAAAACTGTCGTGTAGCAGTCAAATCCCAGAACTTCTATTGGCTGGTGCTTCTTCTGGTGTTTCTCAACACAGCAGCCAGCGCCTCTGAACACTACGGCCAGCCCAAGTGGCTCACCGAGATGCAGG AACGGGCCAATAAGATCCTCTTGATGTTGTTCACGCTGGAGATGCTGTTGAAGATGTACAGTTTCGGTTTCCAGATCCACTTCTTGGCTCTGTTTAACCGCTTCGACTGCTTTGTGGTGTGTGGTGGCATCCTGGAGACGGTTCTGGTTGAGTTGCAGATCATCCCTCCCATCGGCATCTCTGTGCTGCGCTGTGTCCGCCTGCTCAGGGTGTTCAAAGTGACACG GCACTGGGCAGCCCTGTCAAACCTGGTCAATTCACTGCTCAACTCCATGAAGGCTATctgctctctactgctcctgctctTCCTCTTTCTAATCATCTTCTCCCTGCTGGGTATGCAGCTGTTTGGGGGCAAATTCAACTTTGATGAGACTCAGATGAAGAGGAGCACGTTTGACACTTTCCCCCAGGCCCTGCTCACCTGCTTCCAG ATCCTTACAGGAGAGGACTGGAATGCAGTGATGTATGATGGGATCATGGCTTATGGCGGGCCAGTCTTCCCACAGATGATCGTGTGCATCTACTTTGTCTCCCTCTTTGTTGTCGGTAACT ATATCCTGCTCAATGTCTTCTTGGCTATTGCTGTGGACAATTTGGCAGGAGATGGTGGAAAAAAGAAAGTAGA agagaaaaaggaggaggaagaggactggGACGATGACGAAGACAAAGAGGAAGATGCAGCG AATGAGATGGATGActgggaggagaatgaggagttGAGAGCCATTGAGGGTCTGGAGG gaaTTATGCCTGTGAAGCCTGAATTTTCAGCTCCAAAAGAGAAGATTGAACCCATTCCAGATGGTAGCTCCTTCTTCATTCTTGGAAAGAGAAACTG cctCCGAGTGGCCTGTCACAACCTCATCCACCACTCCTACTTCACCAACCTCATCCTTGTCTTCATCATCGCCAGTAGCATTTCTCTGGCTGCTGAGGATCCAATCAGAGCTCACTCCTTTAGGAACAAC ATGCTTGGCTATGCTGACTATGCATTCACCTCCATATTCACTGTGGAAATTATATTGAAG GTGACAGTTTTCGGTGCGTTCCTTCATCCTGGATCGTTCTGTAGGAATGCCTTTAATCTTCTGGACCTACTGGTAGTCAGTGTGTCGCTCGCGTCCTTCTTCCTCCA TTCCAGCGCTATCTCTGTGGTCAAGATTTTCAGGGTACTCAAAGTGCTCAGGCCTCTTCGAGCAATCAACAGAGCCaaaggactcaag AATGTAGTGCAGTGCGTGTTTGTGGCAATCAAAACAATCGGAAACATCTTGATCGTCACAACGCTCCTCCAGTTCATGTTTGCCTGTATTGGAGTGCAGCTCTTCAAG GGAAGATTCTACAGTTGCACTGATGAAGCTAAACACACTCCATATGAGTGCAT GGGGACGTTTGTGGTGTATAAGGACGGTGATATGAATCACCctatggtgagagagaggaaatggcAAAACAGTGAATTCAACTTTGACAATGTGCTGCAGGGCATGCTGGCCCTGTTCACTGTGTCTACATTTGAAGGCTGGCCGCA GCTACTGTACAAGGCCATCGACGCCAATGCAGCGAACCATGGCCCTATCTACAACTACCGTGTGGAAATCTCCATATTCTTCATCAtctacatcatcatcatcgcctTCTTCATGATGAACATCTTCGTGGGCTTCGTCATCATCACGTTCCGTGAACAGGGAGAATCTGAGTTCAAAAACTGTGAACTGAACAAAAATCAA AGACAATGTGTACAGTACGCTCTGAAAGCCAAGCCCATCAAGATCTACATTCCCAGAAACCCATCCCAGCTAAAGTTCTGGAAAATCATCGCCTCCAGCCAGTTTGAATACATCATGTTTGTCTTAATTCTTCTCAACACCCTCACCTTGGCTGTGCAG CATTATGAGCAGTCTAAAACATTCAACTCTGTGATGGACATCCTCAACTTGATCTTCACAGCCCTATTTACCATAGAGATGGTCATCAAGCTACTGGCTCTCAGAACACAT GGTGGAGATGAGGATGGAGAA GCCATTGAGGCCGCAGCCAAAGCCGCAGCTGTAGCTGTACCTGGAGCTCCGCCCGGGGCCAAGAAGGAAAGCGGAAAAGTATCCATCACATTCTTCCGTTTGTTCCGAGTCTTGCGATTGGTCAAGCTGCTCAGCAAAGGGGAGGGCATTCGAACCCTCCTCTGGACTTTTGTCAAGTCCCTCCAG GCCTTGCCATATGTTGGTCTCCTTATTGCTATGATCTTCTTCATCTACGCTGTGATCGGCATGCAG ACATTTGGAAAGATTGCTATAGATGACAACTCGCATATCAACAGGAACAACAACTTTCAGACCTTCTTCATGTCTGTCCTACTGCTCTTCAG GTGTGCAACCGGAGAGCAGTGGCAGGAGATCATGTTGGCAGCGCTGCCAGGGAGACGCTGTGACCCCGAGTCAGACTTTGAGCCGGGGGAGGAGAGCATGTGCGGCAGCAACCTGGCCTACATCTACTTCATCAGCTTCTTCATGCTCTGCGCTTTCCTg ATCATTAACTTGTTCATTGCtgtcatcatggacaactttgaGTACCTGACCAGGGATTGGACCGTACTGGGTACTCATCACCTGGACGAGTTCAAACGAGTCTGGTCGGATTATGACCCAGAGGCCAC GGGTCGAATCAAACATATCGATGTGGTCACTATGCTGCGCAGGATCCAGCCACCCCTTGGTTTTGGCAAACTGTGCCCCCATCGTGTGGCCTGCAAG AGGCTGGTTGCTATGAACGTGCCGCTACACAGCGATGGGACAGTCACCTTCAACGCTACCCTGTTTGCACTGGTCAGAACCTCACTCAAGATCAAGACTGACG GGCCTGTTGACCAGGACAACGAGGAGCTCAGGGCCATCATTAAGAAGATATGGAAGCGCACTAAACCCAAGCTCCTTGAAGAGGTCATTCCACCCCCTAGAG GGGAAGAGGTCACTTGTGGGAAGTTCTATGCCAGCTTCTTGATCCAGGACTACTTTAAGAAGTTCCGCAAGAGGAAGGAGCGGGAGAGGAAAAAGAAGGGAAAGGACAAGAAAGACTCTCTCCAG gcaggGCTACGGTCACTGCAGGCACTTGCCCCAGAGTTGCATCTGGCCTTGgcaatggagggagaggaggaggagggtatggaGGGAGAGTTGGACGAAGAGTTTTTCAAA AATGAAAATGTTTTTGAAGACCCAGGCACCTCTGCCACCAATACTTCATCGACCACTCCCAtaccaggtgacatggaggaGTCCACCACCATCGTTTTCATGGAGCCCTTCATCGAGCCCACTATATTCAGCGACGTGGTCACAGCACAGCCATTAACAGCCAGTGAGAGATCAGAATCAGCTCTGTCATCCTTTGATGTGGTGGTTGAACAGCCAATGAGATCTGAGGCCCTCCTTCCTCCAGAAGAAGCACCAGCCCCATCCCCGCCCCACCCAGCCGCATCACCACCAAAAGATCCATCCCCTCCCCAACCAGCACCGAACCCATCCCCACCACAGGCCCCATCCCCTCCCCAACCAGCACCAGCCCCACCCCCAACACAGGCCCCATCCCCTCCTCAACCAGCACCAGCCCCACCCCCACCACAGGCCCCATCCCCTCCCCAACCAGcaccagccccaccccaaccAGCACCAGCCCCACCCCCACCACAGATTGCTTCTCCGCCACAAATGTTTGCCCAATCCCAACCTCAAATAGTGATAGCCCCACCAGAACCAGAGGCAGCTCAAATAGTGTTAGAGGCAGCCGCTGCCCCACCTCAACCAGAGCTAgtgatagagggaagaggaggtgaAACTTATGCTGCACAGCAGGTGTACTACCAACAGTACCCAGTGGGCATGCTAACAAACAACGG GTATGCATATCAAGAGCAACCTGCAGCATCCCATATCCCACCAGAGTACATGCAGAGTCATGCTCCTAACTTCACCAATGGGAGTGTTGCAGGAGTACCCTACGGAAATGGAAATGGCATGAATGGGAATGGCTATAATGGCGCTATGAATGGTATGAATGGAGGTAGCATGAGTGGCTACACTGGTAATGGTTACATAGCAAATGGCTACAATGGAAACGGCTACAATGGCAACGGCTACAATGGAAACGGATTGGAGCCGTATGTCCGGAGACGTGTTCTTCCTCCCACTCCTGCAG GTCGTAAGCCGCCCTCCTTTAACATCCAGTGTCTGCGGGCACAGCACAGCGCGGGTGACATCCCCATCCCTGGCACATATGAGAGTAACTCACCCCCATGCAGATCCAGACtg ACCCTTGACTCCCGCCGCAGCAGTGTCTCATCCATATCCTCGGCCTCCTGGGCCAACAATGGAGGAGGACCTACAGGGTCAATGCCAGGAGCAGGGGTGTCAGCAACATCAGCAGCAGCCGCAAAGAGAGGGCGTCTGCTCTACGCCCCTCTGATGCTGGTGGATGAGGCCGGGGGCACCCAGCAGCTGTGGGGAGACAGGACCCAGGCCACCTCCAGCCTCCCTGCTATTGCAACTAGGCCCAGTGGCTGGTACCCTGGAGCCCCAACACTCCCCATGCACACGCCACAGAACAGGAGCTACACCAACGGCAGAGTGCCCTCCCAGATCAGCCAAAGACTCATAGAGAAAGGCAGTGCAAACAGCCTGGTGGAGTCG ATCCTGATATCAGAAGGCTTGGGCCTCTATGCAAGAGACCCAAAGTTTGTGAACTTCGCCAAGCGGGAGATCGCTGACGCATGTAACATGACCATTGATGAGATGGAAAACGCAGCCACAGATCTGCTGACCCGTTCTACTGGACAGCCAATAGGACGCTTCGAGGAGGAGCTGGCAGATGAGATGAACTGTGTGATTTCCTACTGA